Proteins from one Faecalibacterium sp. I3-3-33 genomic window:
- a CDS encoding HD domain-containing protein encodes MMTIAQIMEKMIAFSEGNIHDITHLSCVWTYAKTIGELEGLDAETQFILEVAAITHDIACPLCRKKYGNTNGSYQEQEGDPLVREFLADTGMTAAQIDRVAYLVGHHHSPAQIDGIDYQILIEADYIVNASESGYDQQAIRTFMEHTMKTAAGIRLTKTVFGV; translated from the coding sequence ATGATGACCATTGCACAGATCATGGAAAAGATGATCGCCTTTTCCGAAGGGAATATCCATGACATCACGCACCTGAGCTGCGTGTGGACCTATGCCAAAACCATCGGGGAGCTGGAAGGGCTGGACGCGGAGACTCAGTTTATTCTGGAAGTGGCGGCAATCACTCACGACATTGCCTGTCCGCTCTGCCGCAAGAAATACGGAAACACCAACGGCAGCTATCAGGAACAGGAAGGCGACCCGCTGGTGCGGGAGTTTCTGGCGGATACCGGTATGACGGCTGCACAGATCGACCGGGTGGCCTATCTGGTAGGGCACCACCATAGTCCGGCGCAGATCGACGGCATTGACTATCAGATTCTGATTGAGGCAGATTATATCGTCAATGCGTCCGAAAGCGGGTACGACCAGCAGGCAATCCGAACCTTTATGGAACATACGATGAAGACGGCAGCAGGTATCCGGCTGACAAAAACAGTGTTTGGAGTGTAA
- a CDS encoding alcohol dehydrogenase, which produces MLTYTYVSKGTFALMEKPKPVMQHERDAIVKVTLASICSSDLHIKHGSVPRAVPGITVGHEMVGIVEEVGSAVTNVKPGDRVTVNVETFCGECFFCKKGFVNNCTDQNGGWALGCRIDGGQAEYVRVPFADQGLNKIPDGVTDRQALLVGDVLATGFWAARISEITPEDTVLILGAGPTGICTLLCVMLHSPKRIIVCEKDASRLQFIRRHYPQVLTVQPEDCAAFVRAHSDHDGADVVLEVAGADSTFRLAWECARPNAVVTVVALYDKAQTLPLPEMYGKNLTFKTGGVDGCDCEETLRLIAEGKIDTEPLITHTYPLCRIAEGYELFEKKRDGVIKVAVEC; this is translated from the coding sequence ATGCTGACCTATACCTATGTTTCAAAGGGGACGTTTGCCCTGATGGAAAAACCAAAGCCGGTGATGCAGCACGAGCGGGACGCCATTGTAAAGGTGACCCTTGCCAGTATCTGCTCCAGCGATCTGCACATCAAGCACGGCAGCGTGCCCCGGGCGGTGCCCGGCATCACGGTAGGGCACGAGATGGTGGGCATCGTAGAAGAAGTGGGCAGTGCGGTGACCAATGTGAAACCCGGCGACCGGGTGACGGTGAACGTGGAGACCTTCTGCGGAGAGTGCTTTTTCTGCAAAAAAGGCTTTGTGAACAACTGCACCGATCAAAACGGCGGCTGGGCGCTGGGCTGCCGCATTGACGGCGGGCAGGCAGAGTATGTCCGGGTGCCCTTTGCGGATCAGGGACTGAACAAGATCCCGGACGGCGTTACCGATCGGCAGGCGCTGCTGGTGGGCGATGTGCTGGCCACCGGCTTTTGGGCGGCACGCATCTCGGAAATCACCCCCGAGGATACCGTGCTGATCCTCGGTGCAGGGCCGACCGGCATCTGCACGCTGCTGTGCGTCATGCTGCACAGCCCCAAGCGCATCATCGTCTGTGAAAAGGACGCAAGCCGCCTGCAGTTCATCCGTCGGCACTACCCGCAGGTGCTCACCGTGCAGCCGGAGGACTGCGCCGCCTTTGTGCGTGCCCACAGCGACCACGACGGGGCCGATGTGGTGCTGGAGGTGGCAGGGGCAGACTCCACCTTCCGGCTGGCATGGGAGTGTGCACGGCCCAACGCCGTTGTGACGGTGGTGGCGCTGTACGATAAGGCACAGACCCTGCCGCTGCCGGAAATGTACGGCAAAAACCTCACCTTCAAGACCGGCGGCGTGGACGGCTGCGATTGTGAAGAAACGCTGCGTCTCATCGCAGAAGGCAAGATCGATACCGAACCGCTCATCACCCACACCTACCCCCTGTGCCGGATCGCAGAGGGCTACGAGCTGTTTGAAAAGAAACGGGACGGCGTGATCAAGGTGGCAGTGGAGTGCTGA
- a CDS encoding class I SAM-dependent methyltransferase: MREHKNFWDRNAGLYDCFMRKDRAVYEKMYELIRPVVKDKTVLEVATGTGLIARHIVKAAAHIEATDASPEMITEAKRGNYSAKLRFSVQDMFSLPYASKSFDVVIVSNALHIVPQPEKSLREIKRVLKDDGVLIAPTFTHAENSFLGKIKAFFMNLAGFPLHSKWTSEEYLKFLQQNDWTVRKSVVLKASFPLTYTECVKSEV, translated from the coding sequence ATGCGAGAACACAAGAATTTCTGGGACAGAAATGCAGGTCTGTATGACTGCTTTATGCGAAAAGACAGGGCAGTATACGAGAAAATGTATGAGCTGATCCGTCCGGTCGTGAAAGACAAAACAGTGCTGGAGGTGGCTACCGGAACGGGACTGATCGCCAGGCACATCGTAAAAGCAGCGGCACACATCGAGGCGACGGATGCCTCTCCGGAAATGATTACAGAGGCCAAACGGGGGAATTACTCTGCGAAGCTGCGTTTTTCCGTGCAGGATATGTTTTCTCTGCCATACGCGAGCAAATCATTCGATGTGGTAATCGTATCAAACGCACTGCACATTGTGCCTCAGCCAGAAAAATCACTGCGAGAGATCAAACGGGTGCTGAAGGATGACGGTGTGCTGATTGCGCCTACCTTTACGCACGCAGAAAACTCATTTCTCGGTAAGATCAAAGCCTTTTTCATGAATCTGGCAGGCTTTCCTCTCCACAGCAAGTGGACGAGTGAAGAATACCTAAAATTTCTGCAACAGAATGATTGGACAGTGCGAAAAAGTGTTGTTCTAAAGGCCTCTTTTCCGCTGACCTATACGGAATGTGTGAAATCGGAGGTGTGA
- a CDS encoding alpha/beta hydrolase, with amino-acid sequence MSIFASILRAVYRLSGVKKSFTLPENELRMEIEKQNRHRGVFTPTDHKAYYETITVNGFPCLIVRENPNPSKCAILYFFGGGMVIGPDKGNLPVMRKLCRETDCDVWFPFYPLCMEHCITETYEMVYECYRRMIGIYGGGNVSTCGFSSGGALALGIAAHNNAQPEPLPQPRHIVAVSPGEVPWNDGEKTRMKALNERDVSIDYAFMVTVEKFMRHGCKNVPDYMLSGSRGNFTGVGDIHFFYSADEVLYGALPDFKEACKRAKVPYTVSARPKMVHCYCMLPIFKEAKEDFAKIVDFLKR; translated from the coding sequence ATGAGCATTTTTGCATCCATCCTGCGGGCAGTGTATAGACTCTCCGGAGTGAAAAAGTCTTTCACACTGCCAGAGAACGAACTGCGAATGGAAATTGAAAAGCAGAACCGACATCGCGGCGTTTTTACGCCGACCGACCACAAGGCATATTATGAGACGATTACAGTCAACGGCTTTCCATGCCTGATCGTACGTGAAAATCCGAATCCGTCAAAGTGCGCCATCCTCTATTTCTTTGGCGGCGGTATGGTGATCGGCCCGGACAAGGGCAATCTGCCAGTCATGCGTAAGCTGTGCCGTGAAACCGACTGCGATGTGTGGTTTCCATTCTACCCGCTCTGCATGGAGCATTGTATCACCGAAACCTACGAAATGGTCTATGAATGCTACCGCAGAATGATCGGAATCTACGGCGGCGGGAATGTCAGCACCTGCGGCTTTTCCTCCGGCGGCGCACTGGCTCTGGGGATTGCAGCGCACAATAATGCGCAGCCGGAGCCGTTGCCACAGCCACGGCATATCGTTGCCGTATCACCCGGCGAAGTGCCATGGAACGATGGCGAAAAAACGCGGATGAAGGCATTGAATGAAAGAGACGTTTCCATCGATTATGCCTTTATGGTGACGGTGGAGAAGTTTATGCGGCATGGCTGTAAGAATGTGCCGGACTATATGCTCTCCGGCTCCCGGGGGAATTTTACCGGCGTTGGCGATATTCACTTCTTCTATTCTGCGGATGAGGTGCTATACGGTGCGCTGCCGGACTTTAAGGAGGCCTGCAAACGGGCAAAGGTTCCCTATACAGTGTCCGCCCGCCCGAAGATGGTGCATTGCTACTGTATGCTGCCGATCTTCAAGGAGGCAAAAGAGGACTTCGCAAAGATCGTGGATTTTTTGAAGAGATGA
- a CDS encoding sugar O-acetyltransferase, whose protein sequence is MNALDIMKRPAAYVSGYENTPTEEQNRAKQLCWEYNRTAPNEQEKRRSILQTLLGTCSPMTGIEPDFHCDYGFNIHTHGLAVINYNCVILDTSPVNIGAGAFIAPGVCLACSGHAIDPEQRSHGIGTSAPITLEENVWIGANSTVCGGVTIGAGSVIGAGSVVTHDIPAGVIAAGVPCKVIRPITEKDKFKPEDILF, encoded by the coding sequence ATGAACGCTCTGGATATTATGAAACGCCCTGCCGCCTACGTCAGCGGCTATGAAAACACCCCCACGGAGGAACAGAACCGTGCAAAGCAACTGTGCTGGGAGTACAACCGCACCGCTCCTAACGAACAGGAAAAGCGGCGCAGTATCCTGCAGACCCTGCTGGGCACCTGCTCTCCCATGACCGGCATTGAGCCAGATTTCCACTGTGACTATGGCTTCAATATCCATACCCACGGCTTGGCGGTCATCAATTATAACTGCGTCATTCTGGATACCTCTCCGGTAAACATCGGAGCAGGTGCCTTTATTGCCCCCGGCGTATGCCTTGCCTGCTCCGGTCATGCCATCGACCCGGAGCAGCGCAGCCACGGCATTGGCACCTCGGCACCCATTACGCTGGAGGAAAACGTCTGGATCGGTGCAAATTCCACCGTCTGCGGCGGCGTTACCATCGGGGCAGGCTCGGTTATTGGGGCGGGAAGCGTCGTCACTCATGACATTCCCGCCGGCGTCATCGCTGCAGGGGTGCCCTGCAAGGTGATCCGCCCCATTACCGAAAAAGATAAGTTCAAGCCGGAGGATATTCTGTTCTGA
- a CDS encoding DUF2200 domain-containing protein gives MPFAKIYPMLVAKAVRKGRTQAEVDEIIGWLTGYSAPQIEAAVQNGTLYGDFFRDAPQLNPDRVLIKGSICGVKLESIEEPLMKEIRYLDKLVDELAKGKAMEKIKRTNK, from the coding sequence ATGCCATTTGCAAAAATATATCCTATGCTGGTGGCAAAGGCAGTCCGCAAGGGGCGGACGCAGGCAGAAGTAGATGAAATTATTGGGTGGCTGACGGGTTACAGCGCCCCGCAAATTGAGGCTGCGGTGCAGAATGGAACGCTGTATGGAGATTTCTTTCGAGATGCTCCGCAGCTCAATCCGGACCGGGTGCTCATAAAGGGCAGCATCTGCGGCGTAAAGCTGGAGAGCATCGAAGAGCCGCTGATGAAGGAGATCCGCTATTTGGACAAGCTGGTGGATGAGCTGGCTAAGGGCAAAGCGATGGAGAAGATCAAGCGGACAAACAAATGA
- a CDS encoding class I SAM-dependent methyltransferase, translating to MSFFENTRKPVGFSGKIMVAMMNFGHSAMAAWGLHFLQPAPDAMVLDCGCGGGANIKTLLKLCPKGKVQGIDYSAVSVEKARKVNARAIAAGRCTVQQASVAELPFEAEQFDAVTAFETVYFWPELAQNFREVYRVLKPGGIFFICNEANGETTKDDKWTQIIDGMTIYTDTALKEYLEKAGFCKIQSYKNKKGWLCVTARK from the coding sequence ATGTCCTTCTTTGAAAACACCCGCAAGCCCGTAGGCTTTAGCGGGAAGATCATGGTTGCCATGATGAACTTTGGACACAGTGCAATGGCAGCGTGGGGATTGCATTTTTTGCAGCCTGCCCCGGATGCCATGGTGCTGGACTGCGGCTGCGGCGGTGGGGCGAACATTAAAACGCTGTTGAAACTGTGTCCCAAAGGCAAGGTGCAGGGCATCGACTACTCAGCCGTCAGCGTGGAAAAAGCGCGAAAAGTCAATGCCAGAGCCATTGCGGCGGGACGGTGTACCGTGCAACAGGCAAGTGTGGCAGAGCTGCCGTTTGAAGCGGAGCAGTTTGATGCGGTGACCGCCTTTGAAACGGTCTATTTCTGGCCGGAGCTTGCACAGAATTTCAGAGAGGTTTATCGAGTACTGAAGCCCGGCGGAATCTTTTTCATCTGTAACGAAGCAAACGGCGAAACGACAAAAGACGACAAATGGACGCAGATCATCGATGGCATGACCATCTATACAGATACTGCACTGAAAGAGTATCTGGAAAAAGCAGGATTTTGTAAGATCCAGAGCTACAAAAATAAAAAGGGATGGCTGTGCGTTACAGCGCGGAAATGA
- a CDS encoding NAD(+) diphosphatase: MIQKHCFECGTALIEKELEEEGIVPYCPKCQQYRFPMYNVAVSMIVVDEETGKILLIQQYGKPSYILVAGYVNRGEAEEHAVVREVREETGLEVEHLRFNRTKFFEPSNTLMCNFTAFVRTAKALHINHEVDRCKWFTPQEARENIRPNSLAAEFLNAYLDEVGNKPMEM, encoded by the coding sequence ATGATTCAGAAGCATTGCTTTGAATGCGGTACGGCATTGATTGAAAAAGAACTGGAAGAAGAGGGCATTGTGCCTTATTGCCCGAAATGCCAGCAATACCGGTTCCCGATGTACAATGTGGCAGTCAGCATGATTGTTGTGGATGAGGAAACCGGGAAAATTCTGCTCATCCAGCAGTACGGCAAGCCCTCTTATATTCTGGTGGCTGGATATGTGAACCGCGGTGAGGCAGAAGAACACGCCGTGGTGCGGGAAGTCCGGGAAGAAACCGGGTTGGAAGTAGAGCACCTCCGGTTCAACCGTACCAAGTTTTTTGAGCCGTCCAACACGCTGATGTGCAACTTTACGGCTTTCGTCAGAACCGCAAAGGCGCTGCATATCAACCACGAAGTGGACCGCTGCAAGTGGTTCACCCCACAGGAAGCCAGAGAAAACATCCGTCCCAACAGCCTTGCAGCGGAATTTTTGAATGCGTATCTGGACGAAGTGGGGAATAAGCCGATGGAGATGTGA